A stretch of Rhodoferax potami DNA encodes these proteins:
- a CDS encoding ParB/RepB/Spo0J family partition protein, which produces MVTKKPKGLGMGLEALLGPKVVDAPPATESTGTTTAAAPSTLPLADMVAGVYQPRTHMDEGALYELAESIKAQGIMQPILVRKLDEADAAPNIGEGRKRAIYEIIAGERRFRAAKLAGLTEVPVLVRDVPNEAAAAMALIENIQREDLNPLEEAQGLQRLIKEFGLTHETAAQAVGRSRSAASNLLRLLNLADPVQTMLMAGDIDMGHARALLALDRATQITAANQIATKKMSVREAESLVKKLGAEFSLTPQKPAKEKSRDIKRVEEELSDLLMAQVDVHIKKRVKRHGRMEEMGEVVIQFGSLEELNGLIDRLAPGGNR; this is translated from the coding sequence ATGGTCACCAAAAAACCCAAAGGCCTGGGCATGGGCCTCGAAGCCCTGCTCGGCCCCAAAGTGGTCGATGCGCCCCCGGCTACCGAGTCCACGGGCACCACCACTGCTGCTGCCCCCAGCACCTTGCCTTTGGCTGACATGGTGGCCGGCGTGTACCAGCCGCGCACCCACATGGACGAGGGCGCTTTGTACGAGCTGGCCGAGTCCATCAAGGCGCAGGGCATCATGCAGCCGATTCTGGTGCGCAAGCTCGATGAGGCAGATGCGGCACCCAACATCGGCGAAGGCCGCAAGCGCGCCATTTACGAAATCATTGCTGGCGAGCGCCGTTTCCGCGCCGCCAAGTTGGCCGGCCTGACCGAGGTGCCGGTGCTGGTGCGCGATGTGCCTAACGAGGCTGCGGCCGCGATGGCGCTGATCGAGAACATCCAGCGTGAAGACCTCAACCCGCTTGAAGAGGCCCAGGGCCTGCAACGCCTGATCAAAGAGTTCGGCCTGACCCACGAAACCGCGGCCCAGGCCGTAGGCCGCTCGCGCAGTGCTGCCAGCAATTTGCTGCGCCTCTTGAACCTGGCCGACCCGGTGCAAACCATGCTGATGGCTGGCGATATCGACATGGGCCATGCCCGTGCCTTGCTGGCACTCGACCGCGCCACCCAGATCACGGCGGCCAACCAGATTGCCACCAAAAAGATGTCGGTGCGCGAGGCCGAGAGCCTGGTCAAGAAGCTCGGCGCCGAGTTTTCGCTCACCCCGCAAAAGCCGGCCAAAGAGAAATCGCGCGATATCAAGCGGGTTGAGGAAGAGCTCTCTGACCTGCTCATGGCGCAGGTGGATGTGCACATCAAAAAGCGTGTCAAACGCCACGGCCGCATGGAAGAGATGGGCGAAGTGGTGATCCAGTTCGGCTCGCTCGAAGAGCTTAATGGCCTGATCGACCGCCTGGCACCCGGCGGTAATCGTTAA
- a CDS encoding RBBP9/YdeN family alpha/beta hydrolase produces the protein MSTPTILLLPGWQNSGPAHWQSRWEALHGFTRVQQHDWMQPLRGDWMMQLEEAILAAPTPVVLVAHSLGCILTAAWAQHSQNTHRVKAAFLVGPGDPEREELQAPLKSWWPVVMDKLPFPAELLGSRNDLYCTFERAQQFATAWGADFVDCGNAGHLNADSGLGDWPEGIARLHALMARAG, from the coding sequence ATGTCCACTCCTACCATCCTCCTACTGCCAGGCTGGCAAAACTCCGGTCCCGCCCACTGGCAAAGCCGCTGGGAGGCGCTGCACGGCTTCACCCGTGTGCAGCAGCACGACTGGATGCAACCCCTGCGGGGTGACTGGATGATGCAGCTCGAAGAAGCCATATTGGCTGCGCCCACACCCGTGGTGCTGGTAGCGCACAGCCTGGGTTGCATCCTCACCGCCGCCTGGGCCCAGCATTCGCAAAACACCCACCGCGTGAAAGCGGCCTTTCTGGTCGGGCCCGGCGACCCGGAGCGCGAAGAGCTGCAAGCCCCGCTCAAAAGCTGGTGGCCAGTGGTGATGGACAAACTGCCGTTTCCCGCTGAGCTGCTGGGCAGCCGCAATGACCTGTATTGCACCTTCGAGCGGGCACAGCAATTCGCCACCGCTTGGGGGGCTGATTTTGTGGACTGCGGCAACGCCGGCCACCTCAATGCCGACTCCGGCCTGGGCGATTGGCCCGAGGGCATCGCCCGCCTGCACGCGCTGATGGCGCGCGCAGGCTGA
- a CDS encoding ParA family protein, producing MAKIFCVANQKGGVGKTTTTVNLAAGLAKVGQRVLMIDLDPQGNATMGSGVDKRKLELTVYDVLLESASVAEARTRSEKLIEGGCSYDILGANRELAGAEVEMVELERRERRLKQALAVVDHEYDFVLIDCPPSLSMLTLNGLCCAHGVIVPMQCEYFALEGLTDLVNTIKQVKANLNDDLQIIGLLRVMFDPRITLQQQVSEQLRAHFGDKVFNTVIPRNVRLAEAPSYGVPGVVFDPQSKGAQAFLTFAQEMVDRIKVM from the coding sequence ATGGCCAAAATTTTCTGCGTTGCCAACCAAAAAGGTGGCGTCGGCAAAACCACTACTACCGTGAATCTGGCGGCCGGACTGGCCAAAGTCGGCCAGCGCGTGCTGATGATCGATCTCGATCCCCAAGGCAATGCAACCATGGGTTCGGGCGTAGACAAGCGCAAGCTGGAGCTCACCGTGTACGACGTGTTGCTGGAATCCGCCTCAGTGGCAGAGGCCCGCACTCGCAGCGAGAAGCTGATCGAGGGTGGCTGCAGCTACGACATTCTGGGTGCCAACCGTGAGCTTGCCGGTGCCGAGGTCGAGATGGTGGAGCTGGAGCGGCGCGAGCGCCGTCTCAAGCAGGCGCTGGCTGTGGTGGACCATGAATATGACTTCGTGCTCATCGACTGCCCCCCATCCTTGAGCATGCTCACCCTCAACGGCTTGTGCTGCGCCCATGGCGTTATCGTGCCAATGCAGTGCGAGTACTTTGCACTCGAAGGGCTGACGGACTTGGTCAACACCATCAAGCAAGTCAAAGCCAACCTGAACGACGACTTGCAAATCATCGGCCTGCTGCGGGTGATGTTTGACCCGCGCATTACCCTGCAGCAGCAGGTGAGCGAGCAGCTCCGCGCCCACTTCGGCGACAAGGTGTTCAACACAGTCATCCCCCGCAACGTGCGCCTGGCCGAGGCGCCCAGTTATGGGGTGCCGGGCGTGGTGTTTGATCCCCAGTCCAAAGGGGCACAGGCCTTTTTGACCTTCGCGCAAGAGATGGTGGACCGCATCAAGGTGATGTAG
- a CDS encoding LysE family transporter, with protein sequence MLGVTDYGTFVITIIVFLAIPGPGNLALVTSTSKGGIKGGLAATLGVILGDQVLMWSAVAGVAALLAAYPDAFHAVQWAGAAYLGWLGFKMLTAKPGAAPVLNIKAGHYLRQALLITLLNPKAILFYMAFFPLFVDRTSQQGLVTYAFMAATIAFLTFLYGLGATLLTHFLAERVRANPMIGRVLEKLAGLFLVGFGIRLALQSAK encoded by the coding sequence ATGCTCGGCGTCACCGATTACGGCACCTTTGTCATTACCATCATCGTGTTTCTGGCGATCCCCGGCCCGGGCAATCTCGCGCTGGTCACGTCTACCAGCAAGGGTGGCATCAAGGGTGGGCTGGCCGCAACCCTGGGTGTGATTCTGGGTGACCAAGTGCTCATGTGGTCTGCGGTGGCCGGCGTAGCAGCGCTCTTGGCGGCGTATCCGGATGCCTTTCATGCCGTGCAGTGGGCGGGTGCCGCGTACCTCGGGTGGTTGGGCTTCAAGATGCTGACGGCCAAACCCGGCGCAGCACCGGTGCTCAACATCAAGGCCGGCCACTACTTGCGCCAGGCGCTCCTGATCACCTTGCTCAACCCCAAGGCCATTTTGTTTTACATGGCCTTCTTCCCCCTGTTTGTGGACCGCACCAGCCAACAAGGGCTGGTGACGTACGCCTTCATGGCGGCCACTATCGCTTTCCTCACATTTTTGTACGGGCTGGGCGCCACGCTGCTGACCCACTTTCTCGCCGAGCGCGTGCGCGCCAACCCCATGATCGGGCGGGTGCTCGAGAAGCTGGCGGGCCTGTTTCTGGTCGGCTTCGGTATCCGTCTGGCCTTGCAGTCGGCCAAATAA
- the rsmG gene encoding 16S rRNA (guanine(527)-N(7))-methyltransferase RsmG has protein sequence MSGAGHSEQLGRACAALGLTLQPAQSAALLEYMGLIQKWTKVYNLTAVRDPAEMLTHHLFDSLAAIAPLQKQLAVQQTASVCGDKPRLLDVGSGAGLPGIVIAICCPHITVHCVDTVAKKAAFIQQVAVTLKLPNLRGIHARVESLSEPYDVVSSRAFASLVDFTTWSEKALAEQGVWMGMKGKHPADEMAALSASVEVFHVEQLVVPWLDAERCIVWMRKRVVG, from the coding sequence ATGAGCGGGGCAGGGCATTCGGAGCAATTGGGTCGGGCTTGTGCGGCGCTAGGCCTCACCTTGCAGCCTGCGCAGTCGGCGGCGCTGCTGGAGTACATGGGCTTGATCCAGAAGTGGACCAAGGTCTACAACCTGACGGCCGTGCGCGATCCAGCCGAGATGCTGACGCACCACCTGTTTGACAGCTTGGCAGCGATTGCACCGCTACAAAAACAGTTGGCGGTGCAGCAGACAGCAAGTGTTTGTGGTGACAAACCCCGCCTGCTGGATGTGGGCTCCGGCGCTGGCTTGCCCGGTATTGTGATTGCGATTTGTTGCCCCCACATCACGGTGCACTGTGTGGACACGGTCGCTAAAAAGGCAGCGTTCATTCAGCAAGTGGCGGTGACCTTGAAGTTGCCGAATCTGCGTGGCATTCACGCCCGGGTAGAGAGTTTGAGCGAGCCCTACGATGTGGTGAGCTCGCGCGCTTTTGCATCGTTGGTCGACTTTACGACTTGGTCAGAAAAGGCCTTGGCAGAGCAGGGTGTGTGGATGGGTATGAAGGGCAAGCACCCTGCGGATGAAATGGCTGCGCTGTCCGCTTCGGTGGAAGTGTTTCACGTGGAACAACTTGTGGTGCCGTGGTTGGATGCGGAGCGGTGCATTGTGTGGATGCGTAAGCGGGTGGTGGGCTAA
- the mnmG gene encoding tRNA uridine-5-carboxymethylaminomethyl(34) synthesis enzyme MnmG: protein MLYPQEFDVIVVGGGHAGTEAALAAARMGSKTLLLSHNIETLGQMSCNPSIGGIGKGHLVKEVDAMGGAMALATDESGIQFRILNSSKGPAVRATRAQADRVLYKAAIRRMLENQPNLWLFQQAVDDLMVEGDGDGARVVGAVTQVGIQFRGKTVVLTAGTFLDGKIHVGLNNYAAGRAGDPPAVSLSARLKELKLPQGRLKTGTPPRIDGRSIDFSKCIEQPGDGVAGGMSDVMPVVSFMGNTAMHPQQVPCWITHTNERTHDIIRSGFDRSPMFTGKIEGVGPRYCPSVEDKINRFADKDSHQIFLEPEGLTTHEYYPNGISTSLPFDIQYDLVRSMAGLENAHILRPGYAIEYDYFDPRSLKSSFETRQIGGLFFAGQINGTTGYEEAAAQGMFAGINAALQVRAMGGCNVALSAAGAASYTGSSWLPGRDQAYLGVLVDDLITKGVTEPYRMFTSRAEFRLQLREDNADARLTEVGRELGLVDNARWDAFCRKRDAVSRETERLRSIWVNPRNLAADESERVLGKSIEHEYNLADLLRRPNVSYGGLMSLDHGKYANRDLLDTVSRETAGLPATDLAEAAFVAAVVEQVEIAAKYSGYIERQKDEVERAAHYENLRLPEDLDYMQVTALSIEARQRLSKFKPETLGQASRLSGITPATISLLMIHLRKGNFRGFVEKAEAV, encoded by the coding sequence ATGTTGTACCCACAAGAATTCGACGTCATCGTTGTCGGCGGCGGCCATGCCGGCACCGAAGCTGCGCTCGCCGCTGCCCGCATGGGCAGCAAAACCCTGCTGCTTTCCCACAACATCGAGACCTTGGGCCAGATGAGCTGCAACCCCAGCATCGGCGGTATTGGCAAAGGGCACCTCGTCAAAGAGGTGGACGCCATGGGCGGTGCGATGGCGCTGGCCACCGACGAGTCGGGTATTCAGTTCCGTATTCTCAACAGCAGCAAGGGCCCTGCAGTGCGCGCGACCCGCGCGCAGGCGGACCGCGTGCTCTACAAGGCCGCCATCCGCCGGATGCTGGAGAACCAGCCGAACCTCTGGCTGTTCCAGCAAGCGGTGGACGATTTGATGGTCGAGGGCGACGGAGACGGCGCCCGTGTGGTGGGTGCGGTGACACAGGTTGGTATCCAGTTCCGGGGCAAGACCGTGGTGCTGACTGCTGGCACCTTCTTGGACGGCAAGATCCATGTGGGCCTGAACAACTACGCCGCCGGCCGGGCAGGGGACCCGCCCGCCGTGTCGCTGTCTGCCCGACTCAAGGAACTGAAGCTGCCGCAGGGCCGCCTCAAGACCGGCACCCCGCCGCGGATCGACGGCCGCAGCATTGACTTCAGCAAATGCATTGAGCAGCCTGGTGACGGTGTCGCCGGTGGCATGAGCGATGTGATGCCGGTGGTGAGCTTCATGGGCAACACCGCCATGCACCCGCAGCAAGTGCCGTGCTGGATCACCCACACCAACGAGCGCACCCACGACATCATCCGCAGCGGGTTTGACCGCAGCCCGATGTTCACCGGCAAGATCGAGGGCGTGGGCCCGCGCTACTGCCCGAGCGTGGAAGACAAGATCAACCGCTTTGCCGACAAAGACAGCCACCAGATCTTTTTGGAACCTGAAGGCCTGACCACTCACGAGTACTACCCCAACGGCATCAGCACCAGCTTGCCTTTTGACATCCAGTACGACCTGGTGCGCAGCATGGCCGGCCTGGAAAACGCGCACATCTTGCGCCCCGGCTACGCCATTGAGTACGACTACTTTGACCCGCGCTCGCTCAAGAGCAGCTTCGAGACACGCCAGATCGGCGGCCTGTTTTTTGCCGGCCAGATCAACGGCACTACCGGCTATGAAGAAGCGGCGGCACAAGGCATGTTCGCAGGCATTAACGCGGCACTGCAAGTGCGCGCCATGGGGGGCTGCAATGTGGCGCTGAGTGCTGCTGGTGCTGCCAGCTATACCGGCAGCAGCTGGTTGCCCGGCCGTGACCAGGCCTATCTGGGTGTGCTGGTGGATGACCTGATCACCAAGGGCGTGACCGAGCCTTACCGCATGTTCACCAGCCGGGCCGAGTTCCGCCTGCAGCTGCGTGAAGACAATGCCGATGCCCGTTTGACCGAAGTGGGCCGCGAGCTGGGCTTGGTCGACAACGCCCGTTGGGACGCTTTCTGCCGCAAGCGGGATGCTGTTTCACGTGAAACAGAGCGCCTGCGCAGTATCTGGGTCAACCCCCGCAACCTCGCTGCCGACGAATCCGAGCGCGTGTTGGGCAAATCGATTGAACACGAATACAACCTTGCCGACTTGCTACGCCGCCCGAATGTGAGTTACGGCGGATTGATGTCACTGGACCATGGAAAGTACGCCAACCGTGATTTGCTGGACACTGTTTCACGTGAAACAGCGGGCCTGCCGGCGACGGATCTGGCTGAGGCGGCATTTGTAGCGGCTGTTGTGGAGCAGGTGGAAATTGCGGCCAAGTACTCCGGTTACATCGAACGCCAGAAGGATGAAGTCGAACGCGCCGCCCACTACGAAAACCTCCGCTTGCCTGAAGACCTGGACTACATGCAGGTCACGGCCCTGAGCATTGAGGCACGCCAGCGCCTGAGCAAATTCAAGCCGGAGACGCTAGGGCAGGCTTCCCGCTTGTCGGGCATCACCCCGGCGACGATTTCGTTGTTGATGATTCACCTCCGGAAAGGCAACTTCCGCGGCTTTGTGGAAAAGGCGGAGGCGGTATGA